The proteins below come from a single Candidatus Eremiobacteraceae bacterium genomic window:
- a CDS encoding aminotransferase class I/II-fold pyridoxal phosphate-dependent enzyme: MPRLSQHKTPYFDALRDYVDSGTHSFHTPGHKQGAGMHKRLRDFIGDNVLSIDLTQIRGLDDLNQPEGPILEAMRLAALAYGADYSYFLVNGSTAGNQAMLMTSLRPDDAVLLPRNSHKSATSALIMSATRPIYMAPEVDHDLHVDHAVTAETVERSLEEHPEVKAVFVTSPTYYGATADLKAIEQLVHARGKLLLVDEAWGPHLHFHPELPPSATSVGADACVNSTHKLLAGMSQASMLHTVGSRIDQGRLRSTLRIFQSTSPQLVLLASLDVCRMQMATEGKALLAGALALARDVRRRLNEIPGVYCMGPDQIGKPGVAGYDETRIVITVKDLGYTGYEAERILRLRYNVQVELADLFNVVALVTLGDTKESTDALVNAVQELAREDRPIDIYSPTGVLEKRLKRGSYKIPPIPELVVTPREAFLRDYVEVPFKKSAGRVCAEVVTPYPPGIPILCPGERITQETIEYLRLELKAGVHIQGPVDKKLGMIRVLP, encoded by the coding sequence GTGCCTCGTCTGAGCCAGCACAAGACCCCGTATTTCGACGCGCTCCGGGATTACGTCGATTCCGGCACGCATTCGTTCCACACGCCCGGCCACAAGCAAGGCGCCGGCATGCACAAGCGGCTGCGCGACTTCATCGGCGACAACGTCCTGTCGATCGATCTGACGCAGATCCGCGGCCTCGACGACCTCAACCAGCCCGAAGGCCCGATCCTCGAAGCGATGCGTCTCGCCGCGCTTGCCTACGGCGCCGACTACTCGTACTTCCTGGTCAACGGGTCGACCGCCGGCAATCAGGCGATGCTCATGACCTCGCTGCGTCCTGACGACGCCGTATTGCTTCCGCGCAACAGCCACAAGTCGGCGACGAGTGCGCTCATCATGAGCGCGACGCGCCCGATCTACATGGCGCCCGAAGTCGACCACGATCTCCACGTCGACCACGCGGTGACCGCCGAGACCGTCGAGCGTTCGCTCGAGGAGCATCCGGAAGTCAAAGCGGTTTTCGTGACGAGCCCGACCTATTACGGCGCGACCGCAGACCTCAAGGCCATCGAGCAGCTCGTCCACGCGCGCGGCAAGCTGCTGCTCGTCGACGAGGCATGGGGGCCGCATCTCCATTTCCACCCCGAGCTGCCGCCGTCGGCGACATCGGTCGGCGCAGACGCGTGCGTCAACTCGACCCACAAACTGCTCGCCGGCATGAGCCAGGCGTCGATGCTCCATACGGTCGGCTCGCGCATCGACCAAGGCCGTTTGCGAAGCACGCTGCGCATCTTCCAGAGCACGAGCCCGCAGCTCGTCCTGCTCGCATCGCTCGACGTCTGCCGCATGCAGATGGCGACCGAAGGCAAAGCGCTGCTTGCCGGTGCGCTTGCGCTTGCGCGCGACGTCCGCCGGCGCCTCAACGAGATCCCCGGCGTTTACTGCATGGGACCGGATCAGATCGGCAAGCCCGGCGTCGCGGGATACGACGAGACGCGCATCGTCATCACCGTCAAGGATCTCGGTTATACCGGATATGAAGCCGAGCGCATCCTGCGTTTGCGCTACAACGTCCAGGTCGAGCTCGCCGACCTCTTCAACGTCGTCGCGCTCGTGACGCTCGGCGATACGAAAGAATCGACCGACGCGCTGGTCAATGCGGTGCAAGAGCTCGCGCGTGAGGACCGCCCTATCGACATCTATTCGCCGACGGGCGTCCTCGAGAAACGGCTCAAGCGAGGTTCGTATAAGATCCCGCCGATACCCGAACTCGTCGTGACTCCACGGGAGGCGTTCCTGCGCGATTACGTCGAAGTCCCGTTCAAGAAAAGCGCTGGGCGCGTTTGTGCGGAGGTGGTAACGCCGTACCCCCCAGGAATCCCGATCCTCTGTCCGGGGGAACGGATCACGCAAGAGACGATCGAATATCTCCGGTTGGAGCTCAAAGCCGGCGTCCACATCCAAGGGCCCGTGGACAAGAAACTGGGCATGATCCGGGTGCTTCCGTGA